The Tenebrio molitor chromosome 5, icTenMoli1.1, whole genome shotgun sequence genome has a segment encoding these proteins:
- the Pcif1 gene encoding mRNA (2'-O-methyladenosine-N(6)-)-methyltransferase yields MNEEIDVKVPEGRPIWPPMDNANVSPIPPQHVNMPIPTTPQGAPITPGGLEFDLPFELTQQGWRKFWSKRENRPYFWNKLTGESLWEMPTAKPQFDPITDPLGICAPPPSLPLPTTPLPVVKRRASEDMNGPQAKKFVLAGPWDLDVPTNVIILERSPCSYMHSHPEVEAYRCSLLAKLRQCYQELCHSRESIDAPKDSFNRWMMERKVIDSGHDPLLPSNCYPEISLSMYKEIMNDIPIKLVRPKFTGDARKQLSRYAEAAKKIMESRNAEAESRKVVKWNVDETFQWLRKTVGATYDDFQDRLAHLKQQCQPHLTETVKSSVEGICLKIYNLSCEYAKKVREKSNVILKEHGMELPPVIPMTTTRKVWCYPVQFVIGCPRLPVVEYLPDRDQALLRFQGDTLIINSTHLQKLEHLYRHSCFDDRKFELFIPRVWVMLKRYATYLGVNPSSNNANSDVHETQASLPVTVFECLNRTFGVTFECFASPLNCYFKQFCSAFADCDSYFGSRGPFLQLKAVSGSFEVHPPYSEELMEAAVNHMERLLSESPEPLSFIVLMPDYREPTPNALLRIEASQFKRKQVTIPAYEHEFRHGFQHVLNRSELNVRSAHGTVIVWLQNVSGHQRWEPTEERVQSVMEAFRPGRERERDRQELLSPTRQGSTSDNKDVLVQ; encoded by the exons ATGAACGAAGAGATCGACGTGAAGGTTCCAGAAGGCCGGCCAATTTGGCCCCCAATGGACAACGCAAATGTAAGCCCAATACCTCCTCAGCACGTCAATATGCCCATACCGACGACCCCCCAAGGCGCCCCCATAACCCCAGGTGGCTTAGAATTTGATCTGCCGTTTGAACTGACGCAACAAGGTTGGAGGAAATTTTGGTCGAAGCGGGAAAATCGGCCGTACTTTTGGAACAAACTCACGGGGGAAAGTCTTTGGGAAATGCCAACAGCTAAGCCTCAGTTTGATCCTATTACTGATCCGTTGGGAATTTGTGCACCACCTCCGAGTCTTCCTTTGCCGACGACGCCATTGCCTGTCGTGAAACGACGAGCCTCAGAAGATATGAACGGACCGCAGGCGAAGAAATTCGTCCTCGCTGGACCGTGGGATCTGGATGTTCCaacaaatgtaattattttagaaaGGAGCCCTTGTAGTTACATGCATTCACATCCAGAGGTTGAGGCGTATCGCTGCAGTCTTTTGGCCAAGCTGAGGCAATGCTACCAAGAATTGTGCCATTCGAGGGAGTCTATAGATGCCCCGAAGGACTCCTTCAACAGGTGGATGATGGAGCGCAAAGTTATTGATTCAG GGCACGATCCACTACTGCCAAGTAATTGTTATCCCGAAATCTCATTATCGATGTATAAGGAAATTATGAATGACATCCCCATAAAATTAGTTAGACCGAAATTTACGGGAGACGCTAGGAAACAGTTGTCCCGATATGCGGAAGCTGCGAAAAAAATCATGGAATCCAGAAACGCCGAAGCTGAGAGTAGGAAAGTTGTCAAGTGGAATGTGGATGAAACTTTTCAATGGCTTAGAAAAACTGTAGGAGCAACATATGACGACTTTCAGGATAGATTAGCCCATTTGAAACAACAATGCCAGCCGCATTTAACGGAAACC GTGAAGTCTTCTGTGGAAGgtatttgtttgaaaatttataatttatcgTGCGAATATGCGAAAAAAGTTAGAGAAAAATCGAATGTAATATTGAAGGAGCACGGAATGGAACTACCACCCGTCATACCAATGACAACAACCAGGAAAGTTTGGTGTTACCCCGTTCAGTTTGTTATTGGTTGTCCACGATTACCTGTTGTTGAATATTTGCCTGATCGAGATCAAGCGTTGTTACGATTTCAAGGCGACACCCTCATTATCAACAGCACCCACCTTCAAAAACTA GAACATTTGTACAGGCATAGTTGTTTCGACGATAGAAAATTCGAGTTGTTCATCCCTCGCGTGTGGGTGATGCTTAAGCGTTACGCAACATATTTAGGTGTAAATCCGTCATCCAACAACGCAAACTCGGACGTCCACGAAACCCAAGCATCGTTACCCGTAACCGTATTCGAATGCTTGAATCGAACATTTGGTGTTACGTTCGAGTGTTTCGCCTCACctttaaattgttattttaaacaattttgttctgCTTTCGCCGATTGTGATTCATACTTTGGCAGCCGAGG tccgtttttacaactcaaagCTGTATCAGGATCTTTTGAAGTCCACCCGCCTTACAGCGAGGAATTAATGGAAGCTGCGGTAAATCACATGGAAAGATTATTAAGTGAAAGTCCTGAACCGTTGAGCTTTATTGTACTTATGCCGGATTATAGAGAGCCCACACCTAATGCACTCTTGCGAATAGAGGCGAGTCAGTTCAAGAGGAAACAGGTCACGATACCGGCGTACGAACACGAGTTTAGGCACGGATTTCAACACGTACTGAACAG ATCTGAGTTAAACGTTAGGTCAGCTCACGGCACGGTAATAGTGTGGCTACAGAACGTGAGCGGCCACCAAAGATGGGAGCCTACGGAAGAAAGGGTGCAATCAGTGATGGAAGCTTTTCGACCAGGCAGAGAGCGAGAACGCGACCGTCAAGAGCTTTTAAGTCCGACGAGACAAGGAAGTACTTCCGACAACAAAGACGTTTTGGTCCAGTGA